The window TTATTGATAGATTTatagtccagaagggaccattagatcatccagtctgagttcctatataacacaggccattacatttcatacAATAACCTCTGTACTGAGCTTCATAACATGAGTTTGACTAATGCCTGGTATAGactaggattttacatcatagaatcatagagccaCAGAGTGAGAAGGGACCACAATTGTcctctagtctaatcccctgccagatgcaggatttgttgtgtctaaaccatccaggaCAGACAGCTGCCCAGCCCCCTTTGGAAAATTTCCAGCAAAGGAGCTTCCACGACCTCTTGAGGCATCTGTTCTGGCTCTCTCTGCCTCACTGGGGCTATgtcaacaaggagtctggtgcaccttaaagactaacagatctaCCTGGCCATAGGGTACTCCTTTATCTTCATGGGTCAGtctataatgcctgcatctgtaactttcactccatgcatctgaagaagtgaggtttttttacccatgaaagctcgtgcccaaataaatctgttggtcttgaaggtgccaccggactctttgttggttttgtggatacagactaacctggctaccccctgatactagaaagcagtttctcctgagatttcatctaaatcttcttgaacccattgcctcttgtcctgccgtCTGTGgccagagagaacaacttttctccatattTTTATGGCAGCCCTTCAAGTACCTGAAGACCGCTGGCATGTCCTACTTAAgcccctcttttccaaactaaaaataCCTTGTTCCCTCAGCTTCCTCTTATGGCTTGTATACCATCccttggatcctttccagtttctctacatcgtTCCCATACATTAGTGGCCcaagctggacacagtactccagctgaggcctgatcagCATGAAATAGATGAGTACGATCacctcccgtgacttgcatgctaatgcaacacaaaactgcattttctctttttataCTAGGAGAACTATCCATATCCCTAACAGATGTAGCTATATCAAGGGCTTTCACCGGTGTAAACAGCATGAggtcgacggaagaattcttccattgtcctttctaccacctctcagggaggtggattacctacgctgatgggagaacccctgaTGTCAGTGTAATGTCTGCACTGAAGCGCTACGGCAGAGCTGctatagcattttaagtgtagaaaaACCGTCAAGTAGATTTTCCATaaaagcatccagtctggatctgcagccatggggagctggagaatccatcacttcccttcacAGTTTGTTCCAACGGTTAATCAACCTCAGTGCTAAACACTTGTCCTTTATTTCCAGCGGGTTTCAGCCATTGGGCCTCGCTCTGCCTTTCTCCGCTAGATTACAGACCCCATTGACACCCATTATTTTCTCCCCAGGAAAGTCTCGCTTGATCATCTTTTTGATAATATAAATAGATAAAGCTCTTTATGTCTCTCCCTCTGTCCAGCATTTTCTCCAGCTTTctttcatttttgtggctctattctgtaccttctccaatttttcaacatcctttcaGAAATGTGGAccgcagaactgcacacagtcaGTTTCTCCAATGCCATGTGCAGAGGCAAAATCCATTACCTGCTCCAACTTACCATTCCCCtgttttatgcatccaaggatcacaacagcccttttggccacagcatcgcactgggagctcacaaCGAGTTGGTTGTCCACAGTGATCCCTAAATCCTTTTAGGGGTCCCTGTATTCCATAATACAGTGCCCTAGACTGTTTCACTATATTAtaacattttgtttgcatggGCCCAGCTTACCAAACATTCCATATCAATTGGTATGGCTgcccaggcctcataattttaaCCACTCTGCTAACCTTtggtcatccacaaattttatctgCAACGATTTTCTATTTGCTTCCAGGTTCTTGATGAGAATATTGGATAGCATTAGGCCTAGAACTGATCCCTACAGAGCTCTACTAGGAACAACCCTATTTGCTGGCAATGGCCCATTGACAATGGCTTTCTGAAATCTGTCAGTTATCCTGGTTTTCGTTCATTTTACATGTGCTCTATGGATATTGTAGACTGTTCAATTTTTTATCTGAATATTTCCCCTACTAAATCAAATTCATAATTCCCTTGATCAGCCAAATGCGTACTTGCATTAAAGGATGAAATTTGGTTTATTTGACAGGGCCTTTTTTCCAGAAACCATGTTGTTCACTGACATTAATtgcctagattttttttaactaatctcATACCAGCTATTCCATTATTTTCAAACCTGGTCaaatcttctttttttaatttccctttatttttttaaaatagtttacatTTTAACACAGAACTGTCCTGTATTTGCCTTTCTTTTGGTTTGGATCTGTTGATGCATTATTGCATTCTGGTTCCAAATAAGATATATGGTTaattggtcagttcataactctggtgttcataattctAAGGTTCTACTGTCAATGCTGTTTAACATCTTGACAGCTAATGGTCTTGGAAGTATTTTATCACCGTATGTGATGAGTACCTCatactgcttctttccaaatgcagaaAAACCATATTTCTCAAACGCATCTACCTTTTCTGAAACAACGAGTTTCCTTTCTCCATCTCATAATGGCCCAATAAGTTTTCTAGGATTTATTTTGTTCTTAATATAGTTAAGAACCTCCTTTTTGTTATCCTTAGCCCTGCGAAGCATGAATTTTTCCCAGATATCTTTAATTTCCCATATCAGTTTTTATAACTTCTGATTTGTATTgatttctatctttttttttctttttcccatgTATTATATATGAATTTTCCCCATTCTAATTGCTACCTGCCCTTTCCCACTGAACTTGCTTTTTAGCCAAATTTGTCCACACTCTAGACTGGGGAATCATGGCTTTTTGTCTTGAAGAAGTCACAATTTTCAATCCCATTTTTCTGTCTAAATATTTCCTCCCAATAAGTTTTGCTGATAATTGGCCTCAGCTTTGGAGAATTAGTCCTTTTGAAGAACTAAATATCTATAAATATTACTGGTTGGGAACTGTTCTTTGTTTGTCAATTTGAATTTAATCAGTGTCATCCTTCATTTTTCTCTCCTGTATTATATTCCCTCTTCTTTGTCCCTTCTCTAATCTAAACAGTCCCACTTTTCAGTCTTTTGGCATATGGCAGCCTCCCTCATTGTCACAGCCTGTCTTAGAAATCCCCTTTCTGTCTGCGGCATCCTTAATAGAGACTGGGTGACCAAAACTGAGCGCACATCCAGAGCAGGGTTCTCCATCGCATTCCTTCAGAtatcctcctgaggtcccttccaaccctgatattctatgattacacCTCAGATATCCAAGCACTGTCTTTAGCcactgctgtgaatgagcaggtgTTTCTGTGGAGTTGGTATCAATGATGCCCAGGTCCTTTCCCTGAGGTGTGTTCTAGTTGGGTTGTTTGCCCCTGGCACGTCTTGGAAAAGGTCTGGTCTTTTCTCACTCTCAGATCTCCCTAAGCATGTGCACGCAGTTTCTCATATTAActttgtctctccatccaggaaTTTGTCCTGCGACGAACATCATAGACTCTGGGCACATACAGGAAGTCAGGGGAACATACAGTATATACAGGAGACACGgttctgcctcagagttggacatcttctcccctactccatgtcagattccaacaaaacagacttcaccaacccctccaccttcatcctgctgggcattcctggcctggaggccgcccatgtctggatctctatccccttctgcaccatgtacatCATAgacatcttggggaacttcaccatcctgttcattgtgaGGACAGAGCCAAGCCTCCATGTccccatgtactttttcctctgcatgctggccgtcACCGACCTGGTCCTTTCTTCATCCATTGTACCGAAAACATTGAgtatcttctggttcaattccagggagatcgatttcagtgcatgcctcacccagatgtacttcattcactgcttcgcAGTGATAGAGTCTGGGATCtttgtggccatggcttttgatcgctatgtggccatctgccatGCCCTGAGACATTCCAGCATCCTGACAAACCCTGTTGTGGCCAAGATCAGCCTGGCCGTGGGGCTGCGTGGTGGTATGCTCGTAATGCCACATCCCTTCCTGGTGAGGTCacggccatattgcagaaccaacatcatcccccacaCACTCTGTGAGCACATGGCCGTGGTGAAGCTGGCTTGTTCCAACACTCGCATCAGTAGTTACTATGGCCTCTTTGTGGTATTCTGCGTGCTTGGTCTGGATGTGTTTTTTATCGCTGTTTCCTatatccagatcctcagggccatcttcaacctccccacaaaggatgcccgACTCAAGACCTTTGGAACCTGTGCCTCCCACCTCTGTGCCATCTTAGCCTTTTATGTCTCAACGATCTTCTCCTCTCTCACATACCGGTTTGGCCAcaatgtgcccctgcatttccatGTTCTTATTGCCAACGTGTAcctcctggtgccccccatgctaaaccccatcatctacggggTGAGAACCAAACAGATCTGGGACAGACTGCTCCAGCAGTCTTTACTTATAAAGAGACCTAAAAGTTTTCTTCTGGTTCTCTAGCTTTCAGACCGCGCTCTGTGCAGAGCTGTCTGGAGAAATGGTCCCGGGCCCTCTTCCCTGAATCCCTGACTAGTATCTGGACCACTGAAgcactgtcccccaccccacctcttccctgaagCCCCGCCTCTTTCTCTGCCTATTCCCTCTGGGCCCTGGCCCTTTTGCTCACTTCTCCCCGCCATCTGTCACTCACTGAAtcatctccacctccctcctcccctcagctgaccaatctgatctccttctttgagaaggtgacggattacttagataaaggaaatgcggtagatataatttacctagatttcagtaaggcgtttgacacggttccgcacggggagctgttagttaaattggaaaagc of the Gopherus flavomarginatus isolate rGopFla2 chromosome 1, rGopFla2.mat.asm, whole genome shotgun sequence genome contains:
- the LOC127038136 gene encoding olfactory receptor 52R1-like, giving the protein MSDSNKTDFTNPSTFILLGIPGLEAAHVWISIPFCTMYIIDILGNFTILFIVRTEPSLHVPMYFFLCMLAVTDLVLSSSIVPKTLSIFWFNSREIDFSACLTQMYFIHCFAVIESGIFVAMAFDRYVAICHALRHSSILTNPVVAKISLAVGLRGGMLVMPHPFLVRSRPYCRTNIIPHTLCEHMAVVKLACSNTRISSYYGLFVVFCVLGLDVFFIAVSYIQILRAIFNLPTKDARLKTFGTCASHLCAILAFYVSTIFSSLTYRFGHNVPLHFHVLIANVYLLVPPMLNPIIYGVRTKQIWDRLLWVFTHK